One Halobaculum sp. CBA1158 DNA segment encodes these proteins:
- a CDS encoding non-canonical purine NTP pyrophosphatase, translating into MLRYVTTNPGKVREAEEYLGDAVAQLEFDYAEVQAHDLEPIAARGAREAYRHAGEPVIVDDAGLFVRGLDGFPGPYSAYAEDTLGVEAVRRLVHRELDDRRAEFRCVLAYCDGEPFDASPDPVDRGDRVAAAAAGADSDPASDADGEGTESLPVKLFAGVVRGEVVEARGDGGFGYDPIFEYDGSTFAEMGPGEKNAISHRGRALEKFGEWYQERSD; encoded by the coding sequence ATGCTTCGGTACGTCACGACCAACCCGGGCAAGGTCCGCGAGGCCGAGGAGTACCTCGGCGACGCGGTCGCCCAACTCGAGTTCGACTACGCGGAGGTCCAGGCGCACGACCTCGAACCGATCGCCGCCCGCGGTGCCAGGGAGGCGTACCGCCACGCGGGCGAGCCGGTGATCGTCGACGACGCCGGGCTGTTCGTCCGCGGCCTCGACGGCTTCCCCGGCCCCTACTCCGCGTACGCCGAGGACACCCTCGGCGTCGAGGCCGTCCGGCGGCTCGTCCACCGCGAACTCGACGACCGCCGCGCCGAGTTCCGCTGCGTCCTCGCCTACTGCGACGGCGAGCCGTTCGACGCCTCGCCGGACCCGGTCGACCGCGGTGACCGCGTCGCCGCCGCGGCCGCGGGAGCCGACAGCGACCCCGCGAGCGACGCCGACGGGGAGGGAACGGAGTCCCTCCCGGTGAAGCTGTTCGCCGGCGTCGTCCGCGGCGAGGTCGTCGAGGCCCGCGGCGACGGCGGCTTCGGCTACGACCCGATCTTCGAGTACGACGGCTCGACGTTCGCCGAGATGGGTCCCGGTGAGAAGAACGCGATCTCCCACCGCGGGCGGGCGCTGGAGAAGTTCGGGGAGTGGTATCAGGAGCGTAGCGACTGA
- a CDS encoding DUF3105 domain-containing protein has translation MTDEHVPADRTSPSLSRRRVLGVAGAGAVGALAGCLGGGGGGGAGSLPENGDPELLSDVESFPSEGVEHVERGTDIEYDTRPPTSGPHYSGVVNAGFYEEPQAMGDVVHTLEHGAVVAYYAPDALTEEAESSLTEWANTYTDTWQSFVAMPYPYDDPEASYALTAWRHRLRMDEYDEDVVRAFAAEYIGRGPENAVR, from the coding sequence ATGACGGACGAACACGTCCCCGCGGACCGGACATCGCCCTCGCTCTCCAGACGCCGCGTCCTCGGCGTCGCCGGGGCCGGTGCGGTCGGGGCGCTCGCGGGCTGTCTCGGCGGTGGCGGTGGTGGCGGAGCCGGGTCGCTTCCCGAGAACGGCGACCCGGAGCTGCTGTCCGACGTGGAGTCGTTCCCGTCGGAGGGCGTCGAGCACGTCGAGCGCGGGACCGACATCGAGTACGACACGCGCCCCCCGACCTCGGGCCCCCACTACAGCGGCGTCGTGAACGCCGGCTTCTACGAGGAGCCGCAGGCGATGGGCGACGTGGTCCACACGCTGGAACACGGCGCTGTGGTCGCCTACTACGCCCCCGACGCGCTGACCGAGGAGGCGGAGTCGAGCCTCACGGAGTGGGCGAACACCTACACCGACACCTGGCAGAGCTTCGTCGCGATGCCGTACCCCTACGACGACCCCGAGGCATCCTACGCGCTCACCGCCTGGCGACACCGCCTCCGGATGGACGAGTACGACGAGGACGTCGTCCGGGCGTTCGCCGCCGAGTACATCGGACGCGGGCCGGAGAACGCGGTCCGGTAG
- a CDS encoding enoyl-CoA hydratase/isomerase family protein — protein MIRAERAADGDYRIVTLDRPAARNALTPADLDALAAAVAEADEPVVLLRGAGSAFCAGADLDVVADLDDPAAFAAHGQRVASTIESADPVVLAGVDGAARGGGVELALACDLRVATPAATFAETGVALGLFGAWGGTARLPRVVGEGAALDIACSARILDAETALNLGLVSRVVADPETVAREVADNDHDAVAAVRRLVRAGSRGESAEATERAEREAFARLHAEQFGDGDRGR, from the coding sequence GTGATCCGAGCCGAACGGGCCGCCGACGGCGACTACCGAATCGTGACGCTGGACCGTCCGGCGGCCCGCAACGCCCTCACGCCGGCCGACCTCGACGCGCTGGCGGCAGCCGTCGCCGAAGCCGACGAGCCGGTCGTGCTCCTCCGAGGTGCCGGATCGGCCTTCTGTGCGGGCGCGGACCTCGACGTGGTGGCCGACCTCGACGACCCGGCGGCGTTCGCCGCACACGGCCAGCGCGTCGCGTCGACCATCGAGTCGGCCGATCCGGTCGTCCTCGCCGGCGTCGACGGCGCGGCTCGCGGCGGCGGCGTGGAACTCGCGCTGGCGTGTGACCTCCGGGTGGCGACGCCGGCGGCGACGTTCGCGGAGACGGGGGTGGCGCTGGGGCTGTTCGGCGCGTGGGGCGGCACCGCCCGGCTCCCCCGGGTCGTCGGCGAGGGCGCGGCGCTGGACATCGCCTGCTCGGCGCGGATCCTCGACGCCGAGACGGCGCTGAATCTGGGGCTCGTCTCCCGGGTGGTCGCCGATCCCGAGACGGTCGCTCGTGAGGTCGCCGACAACGATCACGACGCTGTGGCCGCGGTGAGACGACTCGTCCGAGCGGGGAGTCGCGGCGAGTCGGCCGAGGCGACCGAGCGGGCCGAGCGCGAGGCGTTCGCCCGACTCCACGCCGAGCAGTTCGGCGACGGGGATCGCGGGCGGTAG
- a CDS encoding NAD+ synthase, protein MSESVLLDEESTPLDLRLSEAELDRVHEHVTDFIADRVDAAGASGAVLGLSGGIDSTTVAHLAVDALGADGLRGLVMPGSVNTAANMSDAERVAEDLGIEYDVVEIEPIAEAFYDALPAAADDRMAESNVRVRVRAVLNYLAANADDRLVLGTGNRSEALTGYFTKYGDQAVDCNPIGTLYKQQVRQLAAHVGVPHDLVMKTPSAEMWTGQTDEEELGLNYDTLDAVLALHIDGPLSTSATVRALDVTAEDVARVEELYESSKHKRAMPPAPEDLSL, encoded by the coding sequence ATGAGCGAATCCGTCCTGTTGGACGAGGAATCGACGCCCCTCGACCTCCGGCTCTCGGAGGCGGAACTCGACCGGGTGCACGAGCACGTCACAGACTTCATCGCCGACCGGGTCGACGCCGCGGGCGCGTCCGGCGCGGTGCTCGGCCTCTCGGGCGGGATCGACTCGACGACGGTCGCGCACCTCGCGGTCGACGCGCTCGGCGCGGACGGCCTGCGCGGACTGGTGATGCCCGGGTCGGTCAACACCGCAGCGAACATGAGCGACGCCGAGCGCGTCGCCGAGGACCTCGGCATCGAGTACGACGTGGTCGAGATCGAACCCATCGCCGAGGCGTTCTACGACGCGCTCCCCGCGGCCGCTGACGACCGAATGGCCGAGAGCAACGTCCGCGTCCGGGTGCGGGCGGTGCTCAACTACCTCGCGGCGAACGCCGACGACCGACTCGTGCTCGGCACCGGCAACCGAAGCGAGGCGCTCACCGGCTACTTCACGAAGTACGGTGATCAGGCGGTCGACTGCAATCCGATCGGCACCCTGTACAAACAGCAGGTGCGCCAGCTCGCCGCCCACGTCGGCGTTCCTCACGACCTGGTGATGAAGACCCCGTCCGCGGAGATGTGGACCGGCCAGACCGACGAGGAGGAGTTGGGGCTGAACTACGACACGCTCGATGCCGTCCTCGCGCTCCACATCGACGGCCCCCTGTCGACGAGTGCGACCGTCCGCGCGCTGGACGTGACCGCCGAGGACGTCGCCCGCGTCGAGGAGCTGTACGAGTCGTCGAAACACAAGCGCGCGATGCCCCCCGCGCCCGAGGACCTCTCGCTGTAG